In Schistocerca cancellata isolate TAMUIC-IGC-003103 unplaced genomic scaffold, iqSchCanc2.1 HiC_scaffold_801, whole genome shotgun sequence, a genomic segment contains:
- the LOC126143456 gene encoding uncharacterized protein LOC126143456 has product MQPLHVVLPSQGELTSQGVVPSQGVLPSQGVLPSQGGLPSLGVLPSQGVLPSQGVLPSQGGLPSQGVLPSQGVVPTHGVLPLQGVLPTQDFARSAVFARSAAFGHSAAFTSSAAFARSAAFARSAVFTRRAAFAGSAAFARNAAFARSAAFARSAAFAQSAAFARSSAYARSAAFAQSAASQGGLPSQGVLPSQGVLPSQGVLPSQGVLPSQGVLPSQGVMPSQGVLPSQGVLPLLGVLPSQRVLPLHRVLRSQGLLPLQGVLPSQGVLPSQGVLPSHVVLPLHRVLPSQGVLPSQGVLPLEGSAAFAEGAAFARSAAFTKSAAFARSAPFARSPAFASSAAFAGSAAFAGSAAFARDGAYERSAAFAQRADFARSAAFTRRAAFTRCAALARSAAFAQSAAFARSAAFAGSAAFAWSAAFAQSTAFVRSAAFAQSAAFARSAAFAQSAAFARIAAFARSAAFAMSAAFAMSAAFAGSAAFARSAAFVRCGAFATSAAFAGSAAFARGGAFTRSAALAMNGAFACSAAFARSAAFAQGAAVARSAAFARSAAFARSDAFTGGAAFARIAAFARSAAFTRVCSLRRECCPRTECCLRRECCLHKGWCLRKECCLRSECCLCKECAFARSAAFARSAAFQGVLPPQGVLPFKECCLRKECCLHKECCLWKECCLRN; this is encoded by the exons ATGCAGcctttgcacgtagtgctgccttcgcagggagagctgacttcgcaaggagtggtgccttcgcaaggagtgctgccttcgcaaggagtgctgccttcgcaaggagggctgccttcgctaggagtgctgccttcgcaaggagtgctgccttcgcaaggagtgctgccttcgcaaggagggctgccttcgcaaggagtgctgccttcgcaaggagtggtgcctacacacggagtgctgcctttgcagggagtgctgcctacgcagg acttcgcacgtagtgctgtcttcgcaaggagtgcagccttcggacatagtgctgccttcacaagtagtgcagccttcgcaaggagtgctgccttcgcacgtagtgctgtgttcacaaggagggctgccttcgcagggagtgctgccttcgctaggaatgctgccttcgctaggagtgctgccttcgcaaggagtgctgcctttgcacagagtgctgccttcgcaaggagtagtgcctacgcacggagtgctgcctttgcgcaGAGTGCTGCTTCACAAGGagggttgccttcgcaaggagtgctgccttcacaaggagtgctgccttcacagggagtgctgccttcgcaaggagtgctgccttcgcaaggagtgctgccttcacaaggagtaatgccttcgcaaggagttctgccttcgcaaggagtgttgcctttgctaggagtgctgccttcgcaaagagtgctgcctttgcacagagtgctgcgttcgcaaggattgctgcctttgcaaggagtcctgccttcgcaaggagtactgccttcgcaaggagtgctgccttcgcacgtagtgctgcctttgcacagagtgttgccttcgcaaggagtgctgccttcgcagggagttctGCCTTTGGAAGG gagtgctgcctttgctgagggtgctgccttcgcaaggagtgccgccttcacaaagagtgctgccttcgctaggagtgctcccttcgctaggagtcctgccttcgctagtagtgctgccttcgcagggagtgctgccttcgcagggagtgctgccttcgcaagggatggtgcctacgaacgtagtgctgccttcgcacagagagctgactttgcaaggagtgctgccttcacacggagagCAGCCTTCACACGTTGTGCTgccctcgcacggagtgctgcctttgcacagagtgctgccttcgcaaggagtgctgcctttgcagggagtgctgccttcgcatggagtgctgcgttTGCACAGAGTactgccttcgtacggagtgctgcctttgcccagagtgctgcctttgcacggagtgctgcctttgcacagagtgctgccttcgcaaggattgctgctttcgcaaggagtgctgcctttgctatgagtgctgcctttgctatgagtgctgccttcgcagggagtgctgccttcgctaggagtgctgccttcgttagGTGTGGTGCCTTCGCtacaagtgctgccttcgcagggagtgctgccttcgcaaggggtggtgccttcacacggagtgctgccctcgctaTGAATGGTGCCttcgcatgtagtgctgcctttgcacggagtgctgcctttgcacagggtgctgccgtcgcaaggagtgctgccttcgctaggagtgctgccttcgctaggagtgatgCCTTCACTGGGGGTGCTGCGTTTgctaggattgctgccttcgcacggagtgctgctttCACTAGGGTttgctcccttcgcagggagtgctgccctcgcacggagtgctgccttcgcagggagtgctgccttcacaaggggtggtgccttcgcaaggagtgctgccttcgcagtgagtgctgcctttgcaaggagtgtgccttcgcaaggagtgctgcctttgcaaggagtgctgccttccaaggagtgctgcctccgcagggagtgctgcctttcaaggagtgctgccttcgcaaggagtgctgccttcacaaggagtgctgcctttggaaggagtgctgccttcgcaattag
- the LOC126143457 gene encoding uncharacterized protein LOC126143457 — MTPCEGSTPCDGSPPLEGSSQCEDNTPSEGSNPCEGSTPFEGGTPCEGSTPFEGSTPSEGCTPCEGSTSCEGTTPCECSSLRKGSTPWEGSTPCEGSTPCEGNTPCEGSTPCEGSTPCEGSAPFAGSTTWNAALLAKAVFPAKAALLAKAALLAKAAFCAKAATLAKAAHCAKAALLAKAALHAMASLPAKAALRAEAAIQAKAALPVKAALLAKAALRVKAALLAKAALLAKAPLLAKAALLAKATVHAKGALLAKAALRVKAALLAKAPLLAKAPLLAKAPLLAKAPLLAKAALLANAALLAKAAFPAKAALPAKAALLAKAALLAKAALLAKAALLAKAALLAKAALCAKAALLAKAALCAKSALRAQAALLAKTALLAKAALLAKAALLGRKHSLRRHHSLRRLHSLRRKHSLRRQHSAALCAKAALCAKAALCAKAALLAKAALLAKAALLAKAALRAKATLLAKAALRAKAALLAKAALLAKATLRAKPALPAKAALLAKAALLAKAALCANAALCAKAALCAKAELCAKAALCAKAALCAKSALCAKAALCAKAALLAKAALLAKAALLAKAALRAKASLVAKAAFRVKAALYAKAALIVKAALLAKAALLAKAALLAKAALLAKAALLAKAALLAKATVHAKGALLAEAALCAMAALPAKAALCAKAALLAKAALLAKAFLLAKAALLAKAALLAKAALLAKAALLAKTKPLAKTALPTKAALVAKAALLAKAALLAKAALLAKAALLAKAALIGRQHSLQRQYSLRRQQHLQRHYPLQSSTLCEGSPSCEGSPPCEVSTSSEGSTPWKEALLAKAALLAKAVLLAKATLLAKAALLAKAALVVNAALVAKATLLAKATLPAKAALLAKAALLAKAALCQRKHSM; from the exons atgaccccttgcgaaggcagcactccctgcgatggcagccctcctctcgaaggcagctctcagtgcgaagacaacactcctagcgaaggcagcaatccttgtgaaggcagcactcctttcgaaggcggtactccttgcgaaggcagcactccttttgaaggcagcactcctagcgaaggctgcacaccttgcgaaggcagcacttcatgcgaaggcaccacaccctgcgaatgcagctCTCtgcgcaaaggcagcactccgtgggaaggcagcactccgtgcgaaggcagcactccgtgcgaagggaacactccttgcgaaggcagcactccttgcgaaggcagcactccttgtgaaggcagcgctCCTTTTGCAGGCAGCACTACttggaatgcagcactccttgcaaaggcagtattccctgcgaaggcagcactccttgcgaaggcagcactccttgcgaaggcagcattctgtgcaaaggcagcaacccttgcgaaggcagcacactgtgccaaggcagcactccttgcgaaggcagcactacatgcgatGGCATCACTCCCAGCGAAAGCAGCACTCCGTGCGGAGGCGGCAatccaagcgaaggcagcactccctgtgaaggcagcactcctagcaaaggcagcactccgtgtgaaggcagcactccttgcgaaggcagcactccttgcgaaggcaccactccttgcgaaggcagcactccttgcgaaggcaacagttcatgcaaagggagcactccttgcgaaggcagcactccgtgtgaaggcagcactcctagcgaaagcaccactcctagcgaaggcaccacttttagcgaaggcaccactcctagcgaaggcaccactcctagcgaaggcagcactcctagcgaatgcagcactcctagcgaaggcagcattccctgcgaaggcagcactccctgcgaaggcagcactcctagcaaaggcagcactccttgcgaaggcagcactccttgcgaaagcagcactccttgcgaaagcagcactccttgcgaaagcagcactgtgtgcaaaggcagcactccttgcaaaggcagccctctgtgcaaagtcagcactccgtgcgcaggcagcactccttgcaaagacagcactccttgcgaaggcagcactccttgcgaaggcagcacttcttggaaggaagcactccttgcgaaggcatcactccttgcgaaggctgcactccttgcgaaggaagcactccttgcgaaggcagcactct gcagcactctgtgcaaaggcagcactctgtgcaaaggcagcactctgtgcaaaggcagcactccttgcgaaggcagcactccttgcgaaggcagcactccttgcgaaggcagcactacgtgcgaaggcaacactcctagcgaaggcagcactccgcgcgaaggcagcactcctagcgaaggcagcactcttagcgaaggcaacactccgtgcgaagccagcactccctgccaaggcagcactcctagcaaaggcagcactcctagcaaaggcagcactctgtgcaaacgcagcactctgtgcaaaggcagcactctgtgcaaaggcagaactctgtgcaaaggcagcactctgtgcaaaggcagcactctgtgcaaagtcagcactctgtgcaaaggcagcactctgtgcaaaggcagcactccttgcgaaggcagcactccttgcgaaggcagcactccttgcgaaggcagcactacgtgcgaaggcatcactcgtagcgaaggcagcattccgcgtgaaggcagcactctatgcaaaggcagcactcattgtgaaggcagcactccttgcgaaggcagcactccttgcgaaggcagcactccttgcgaaggcagcactccttgcaaaggcagcactccttgcgaaggcagcactccttgcgaaggcaacagttcatgcaaagggagcactccttgcggaggcagcactctgtgcaatggcagcactccctgcaaaggcagcactctgtgcaaaggcagcactccttgcgaaggcagcactccttgcgaaggcatttctccttgcgaaggcagcactccttgcaaaggcagcactccttgcaaaggcagcactccttgcaaaggcagcactcctggcgaagacaaaaccccttgcgaagacagcactccctacaaaggcagccctcgttgcgaaggcagcactccttgcgaaggcagcactccttgcgaaggcagcactccttgcaaaggcagcactccttgcaaaggcagcactcattggaaggcagcactcgttgcaaaggcagtactccctgcgaaggcagcagcacttgcaaaggcattaccccttgcaaagcagcactctctgcgaagggagcccttcttgcgaaggcagccctccgtgcgaagttagcacttctagcgaaggcagcactccttggaaggaagcactccttgcgaaggcagcactccttgcgaaggcagtattacttgcgaaggcaacactccttgcgaaggcagcactccttgcgaaggcagcactcgttgtgaacgcagcactcgttgcgaaggcaacactccttgcaaaggcaacactccctgcgaaggcagcactccttgcgaaggcagcactccttgcgaaggcagcactctgtcaaaggaagcactccatgtga